The following coding sequences lie in one Heteronotia binoei isolate CCM8104 ecotype False Entrance Well chromosome 6, APGP_CSIRO_Hbin_v1, whole genome shotgun sequence genomic window:
- the TM4SF19 gene encoding transmembrane 4 L6 family member 19, giving the protein MEHAITPLPSFLHLTLQGSLLAMCVGTCSRILGPGLLTLGLLSIIANIFLLFPSWEWKYLTMGRITINAMIVPGVWGGGLLVFPAAIHITAVGWRWSSVHNSGTCQNMFLSIVLSALALMGSAACFILSGVGVTEGPLCLYNSTYNQRKMQQWDYPFLVMDTPDLNSRAKNYLYDPSLWNTVCIEPRNVVAWNVYFFFTLLIISMVEMVLAALQIINGFLGCICGFCDKK; this is encoded by the exons ATGGAGCATGCAATAacacctcttccttcctttcttcatttAACTTTGCAGGGATCTCTGCTGGCGATGTGTGTGGGAACATGCAGCCGAATTTTGGGCCCAGGCCTCCTTACCTTGGGTCTGCTTTCCATCATTGCCAATATTTTTCTACTCTTCCCCAGCTGGGAATGGAAGTATCTAACAATGGGCCGCATCACTATAAATGCTATGATAGTACCAGGAGTGTGGGGAGGTGGACTGCTG GTCTTCCCTGCTGCCATTCACATCACAGCTGTTGGCTGGAGATGGAGCAGTGTTCACAACTCTGGGACATGTCAGAAT ATGTTTCTCTCCATTGTATTGTCAGCACTGGCTTTGATGGGATCAgctgcatgttttattttgtcaGGTGTAGGTGTGACAGAGGGGCCCCTCTGTCTCTATAATTCCACCTACAACCAAAGGAAGATGCAGCAATGGGATTACCCATTCCTCGTAATGGACACTCCAGACTTGAACAGTAG GGCTAAGAATTACTTGTATGATCCTTCCCTCTGGAACACAGTTTGCATCGAGCCCCGCAATGTGGTAGCCTGGAATGTTTATTTCTTCTTTACCCTCCTAATAATCAGCATGGTAGAGATGGTCCTAGCTGCTCTTCAGATCATCAATGGCTTTTTGGGATGTATCTGTGGCTTTTGTGACAAGAAATAG
- the NEU4 gene encoding sialidase-4 isoform X1, whose translation MGSRHFPARTVLFERETSGVTYRVPALLYIPCVAKLLAFAEERLSVDDAHANLLVLRRGTFYKNYVEWEDMRALETATLAHHRSMNPCPIYDELTGIIFLFFIAVLGRTPEAFQIITGQNAARLCYVSSSDQGISWSHVTDLTQQVIGRTIEDWATFALGPGHGIQLKSGRLLLPAYAYHIDCKECFGKLCKTTPHAFTFYSDDHGQSWDFGEFIPNLQTVECQMVSVDEEDGSNVLYCNARSPLGFRVQALSMDDGAVFQSGQLVQRLVEPPHGCHGSIIGFQAPLYYLHHNLQMVQRETWPVKSSDILTQPSIEKRNQLAPDAGPWSSLCSQCLYHQQESLALSRMYSSHHSNFLGLISSGNTHTEYKQHNTDTISKSDFNFQIPTWVIYSHPTSSRSRVNLGIYLSTFPREADTWTEPWVIYEGPSAYSDLAYIELPYSEFSITGIPAIAFACLYENGVRSPYEQISFSMFTLHEVLQNIPLTTSSSGLKQPSGGKKSWWRTCVIF comes from the exons ATGGGCTCTCGCCATTTCCCTGCCCGGACTGTCCTCTTTGAAAGGGAGACAAGTGGTGTAACATACCGAGTGCCAGCATTACTGTACATCCCCTGTGTTGCTAAACTGTTGGCTTTTGCTGAGGAGAGGTTGAGTGTTGATGATGCTCATGCCAACCTCTTGGTGCTTAGAAGAGGCACCTTCTACAAGAACTATGTGGAG TGGGAAGATATGCGGGCCCTTGAAACTGCAACTCTGGCACACCATCGGTCTATGAACCCTTGCCCCATCTATGATGAGCTCACCGGTATAAttttcctgtttttcattgctgtGCTGGGCAGGACCCCTGAAGCTTTTCAGATCATCACAGGCCAAAATGCTGCACGCCTCTGCTATGTGTCTAGTTCTGACCAGGGCATTAGCTGGAGCCATGTGACTGATCTCACCCAACAAGTTATCGGCAGGACCATTGAAG ATTGGGCTACTTTTGCACTAGGGCCTGGGCATGGCATTCAGCTTAAGTCTGGCCGTTTACTGCTGCCAGCCTACGCTTACCACATTGACTGCAAAGAATGCTTTGGGAAACTCTGCAAAACAACTCCACATGCTTTCACCTTCTACAGTGATGACCATGGGCAGAGCTGGGACTTTGGTGAATTCATCCCAAACCTGCAGACTGTTGAGTGTCAGATGGTGTCTGTGGATGAGGAGGATGGGAGCAATGTGTTGTACTGTAATGCCCGGAGTCCCCTAGGCTTCCGGGTGCAGGCTCTTAGCATGGATGACGGAGCAGTGTTTCAATCAGGACAACTGGTGCAAAGGCTTGTGGAACCCCCTCATGGTTGCCATGGCAGCATCATTGGGTTCCAAGCTCCTCTTTACTACCTGCATCACAACCTCCAGATGGTTCAGAGAGAAACATGGCCTGTTAAAAGTTCAGACATATTGACACAGCCAAGTATAGAGAAAAGAAACCAACTTGCTCCTGATGCTGGACCTTGGTCTTCTCTATGCAGCCAATGTCTGTATCACCAGCAGGAAAGCCTTGCATTGTCCAGAATGTATAGTAGCCATCACAGCAATTTTCTTGGTCTCATCTCCTCAGGCAACACACATACAGAGTACAAACAACACAATACAGACACCATTTCTAAATCAGATTTTAATTTCCAAATTCCGACTTGGGTTATCTACTCCCATCCAACAAGCTCCAGATCCCGAGTTAACCTGGGGATTTACCTCAGCACATTTCCCAGGGAAGCTGACACCTGGACTGAACCGTGGGTTATTTATGAAGGCCCCAGTGCCTACTCAGACCTGGCCTACATTGAACTGCCCTATTCAGAGTTCTCCATAACTGGGATCCCAGCCATAGCCTTTGCCTGCTTGTATGAGAATGGGGTTCGGTCCCCCTATGAGCAAATCTCCTTCAGCATGTTCACACTGCATGAAGTTCTTCAGAACATTCCTCTGACAACTTCTTCCTCAGGTCTGAAGCAGCCATCAGGAGGCAAGAAGAGTTGGTGGAGGACCTGTGTCATCTTTTAA
- the NEU4 gene encoding sialidase-4 isoform X2, which yields MMLMPTSWCLEEAPSTRTMWRTPEAFQIITGQNAARLCYVSSSDQGISWSHVTDLTQQVIGRTIEDWATFALGPGHGIQLKSGRLLLPAYAYHIDCKECFGKLCKTTPHAFTFYSDDHGQSWDFGEFIPNLQTVECQMVSVDEEDGSNVLYCNARSPLGFRVQALSMDDGAVFQSGQLVQRLVEPPHGCHGSIIGFQAPLYYLHHNLQMVQRETWPVKSSDILTQPSIEKRNQLAPDAGPWSSLCSQCLYHQQESLALSRMYSSHHSNFLGLISSGNTHTEYKQHNTDTISKSDFNFQIPTWVIYSHPTSSRSRVNLGIYLSTFPREADTWTEPWVIYEGPSAYSDLAYIELPYSEFSITGIPAIAFACLYENGVRSPYEQISFSMFTLHEVLQNIPLTTSSSGLKQPSGGKKSWWRTCVIF from the exons ATGATGCTCATGCCAACCTCTTGGTGCTTAGAAGAGGCACCTTCTACAAGAACTATGTGGAG GACCCCTGAAGCTTTTCAGATCATCACAGGCCAAAATGCTGCACGCCTCTGCTATGTGTCTAGTTCTGACCAGGGCATTAGCTGGAGCCATGTGACTGATCTCACCCAACAAGTTATCGGCAGGACCATTGAAG ATTGGGCTACTTTTGCACTAGGGCCTGGGCATGGCATTCAGCTTAAGTCTGGCCGTTTACTGCTGCCAGCCTACGCTTACCACATTGACTGCAAAGAATGCTTTGGGAAACTCTGCAAAACAACTCCACATGCTTTCACCTTCTACAGTGATGACCATGGGCAGAGCTGGGACTTTGGTGAATTCATCCCAAACCTGCAGACTGTTGAGTGTCAGATGGTGTCTGTGGATGAGGAGGATGGGAGCAATGTGTTGTACTGTAATGCCCGGAGTCCCCTAGGCTTCCGGGTGCAGGCTCTTAGCATGGATGACGGAGCAGTGTTTCAATCAGGACAACTGGTGCAAAGGCTTGTGGAACCCCCTCATGGTTGCCATGGCAGCATCATTGGGTTCCAAGCTCCTCTTTACTACCTGCATCACAACCTCCAGATGGTTCAGAGAGAAACATGGCCTGTTAAAAGTTCAGACATATTGACACAGCCAAGTATAGAGAAAAGAAACCAACTTGCTCCTGATGCTGGACCTTGGTCTTCTCTATGCAGCCAATGTCTGTATCACCAGCAGGAAAGCCTTGCATTGTCCAGAATGTATAGTAGCCATCACAGCAATTTTCTTGGTCTCATCTCCTCAGGCAACACACATACAGAGTACAAACAACACAATACAGACACCATTTCTAAATCAGATTTTAATTTCCAAATTCCGACTTGGGTTATCTACTCCCATCCAACAAGCTCCAGATCCCGAGTTAACCTGGGGATTTACCTCAGCACATTTCCCAGGGAAGCTGACACCTGGACTGAACCGTGGGTTATTTATGAAGGCCCCAGTGCCTACTCAGACCTGGCCTACATTGAACTGCCCTATTCAGAGTTCTCCATAACTGGGATCCCAGCCATAGCCTTTGCCTGCTTGTATGAGAATGGGGTTCGGTCCCCCTATGAGCAAATCTCCTTCAGCATGTTCACACTGCATGAAGTTCTTCAGAACATTCCTCTGACAACTTCTTCCTCAGGTCTGAAGCAGCCATCAGGAGGCAAGAAGAGTTGGTGGAGGACCTGTGTCATCTTTTAA